Proteins encoded by one window of Azospirillum brasilense:
- a CDS encoding methyltransferase domain-containing protein, translated as MPWDPEQYARFESWRRRPAHDLVAALPSLTPRTVVDLGCGAGQLARRLAERWPEAEVLGVDNSPAMLERARTTPSGVRWLQADLRVWRPDRPVDLLISNAALQWLDGHERLFPDLLRALAPGGVLAVQMPRNFDAPSHRLLYETAADGPWAERLAPVLRTAPVHAPEVYYDWLAPLTRRLDLWETEYLQVLEGDDPVLEWTRGTTLLPVLDTLAGAELDAFLAAYRARLNAAYPRRPDGRTLFPFKRLFLVARV; from the coding sequence ATGCCGTGGGACCCCGAACAATACGCACGGTTCGAGTCCTGGCGCCGCCGCCCGGCCCACGACCTCGTGGCGGCCCTGCCCTCCCTGACCCCGCGGACGGTGGTCGATCTCGGCTGCGGGGCCGGGCAGCTCGCCCGCCGGCTGGCGGAGCGCTGGCCGGAGGCCGAGGTTCTGGGGGTGGACAATTCCCCCGCCATGCTGGAGCGCGCGCGGACCACGCCGTCCGGCGTGCGCTGGCTCCAGGCCGACCTGAGGGTCTGGCGCCCCGACCGGCCGGTCGATCTGCTGATCTCCAACGCCGCCCTGCAATGGCTGGACGGGCACGAGCGGTTGTTCCCCGACCTGCTGCGGGCGCTGGCCCCCGGCGGGGTGCTGGCCGTGCAGATGCCCCGCAACTTCGACGCGCCCTCGCACCGCCTGCTGTATGAGACGGCGGCGGACGGCCCGTGGGCCGAGCGGCTGGCGCCGGTCCTGCGCACCGCCCCGGTGCACGCGCCCGAGGTCTATTACGACTGGCTCGCCCCGCTCACCCGGCGCCTGGACCTCTGGGAGACCGAGTATCTCCAGGTTCTGGAGGGCGACGATCCGGTCCTGGAATGGACGCGCGGCACGACGCTGCTGCCCGTCCTCGACACGCTGGCGGGCGCGGAACTGGACGCCTTCCTGGCGGCCTACCGCGCCCGGCTGAACGCTGCCTATCCCCGGCGCCCCGACGGCCGCACGCTGTTTCCCTTCAAGCGGCTGTTCCTGGTGGCGCGGGTGTAG
- a CDS encoding class I SAM-dependent methyltransferase: MNRITPPSSARPVPRLAPRLAYAASQSARVAWFLGQYMMAARIGRRITGPPRTTPPGGRPVPGTRAILEELRALLARDLANIEAGYYRLPHDLMPDPRRLLTDAAAFFRDVPEVSRRRRDHAAVEVRANPPPGSGGLPAYYRQNFHYQTGGYLTEESARLYDHQVEVLFGGGADAMRRQVLVPIFEYMRTRRSADCRLLDVAAGTGRFLTFVKDNHPRLPVTALDLSPAYLREARRNLAPWARSSALVQAAAEAIPLASGSQDIVTCIYLFHELPPKIRAQAAAEMARVLKPGGILVFMDSVQYGDNPMMDGLIDRFPQSFHEPFYAHYARDDLPALFAAAGLRLRETSLAYMSKLLVLEKTGP, encoded by the coding sequence ATGAACAGGATCACCCCGCCGTCCTCCGCCCGGCCGGTCCCCCGGCTGGCCCCCCGGCTGGCTTACGCGGCCAGCCAGTCCGCCCGCGTCGCCTGGTTCCTCGGCCAGTACATGATGGCCGCGCGGATCGGCCGCCGGATCACCGGACCGCCGCGGACCACCCCTCCCGGCGGGCGTCCGGTGCCCGGCACCCGCGCGATCCTGGAGGAGCTGCGCGCCCTGCTGGCCCGCGACCTCGCCAACATCGAGGCGGGCTACTACCGCCTGCCGCACGACCTGATGCCCGACCCGCGCCGGCTGCTGACCGACGCCGCCGCCTTCTTCCGCGACGTGCCCGAGGTGTCGCGCCGCCGCCGCGACCACGCCGCGGTGGAGGTGCGGGCCAACCCGCCGCCCGGCAGCGGGGGGCTGCCCGCCTACTACCGCCAGAACTTCCATTACCAGACCGGCGGCTATCTGACGGAGGAGAGCGCCCGTCTCTACGACCATCAGGTGGAGGTGCTGTTCGGCGGAGGGGCCGACGCCATGCGCCGTCAGGTCCTGGTGCCGATCTTCGAATATATGAGAACGCGCCGCAGCGCGGATTGCCGCCTGCTTGACGTGGCCGCCGGGACGGGGCGCTTCCTGACCTTCGTTAAGGACAACCACCCGCGCCTGCCGGTGACCGCGCTCGACCTCTCTCCGGCCTATCTGCGTGAGGCGCGGCGCAACCTCGCCCCCTGGGCGCGCAGCAGCGCGCTGGTCCAGGCGGCGGCGGAGGCGATCCCGCTGGCCAGCGGGTCGCAGGACATCGTGACCTGCATCTACCTGTTCCACGAGTTGCCGCCGAAGATCCGCGCCCAGGCCGCCGCCGAGATGGCCCGCGTGCTGAAGCCGGGCGGCATCCTGGTCTTCATGGACAGCGTGCAGTATGGCGACAACCCGATGATGGACGGGCTGATCGACCGCTTCCCGCAGTCCTTCCACGAGCCCTTCTACGCCCATTACGCCCGCGACGACCTGCCCGCCCTGTTCGCCGCCGCCGGGCTGCGCCTGCGTGAGACGTCGCTGGCATACATGTCCAAGCTCCTGGTGCTGGAAAAGACGGGCCCCTGA
- a CDS encoding sensor histidine kinase, with protein MPLPSVTRSLSAKLLVLTVLFVLLAEVLIYTPSIARYRLTYLEERLAAAHLAALSVEATPDMMVAMELQNELLAHVGAHAVELIRPDSRVYMLSRSMPPTVDAVFDLRTTMAPRLAADAFMALAQRRDRVIRVIGPSPKDPAFQVEMVIDERPMIRAMVDFSGRILALSVAISLIAAVLVFVSLTRLLVRPMRRLTEGLVAIRRDPDGTPPFQPSARTDEIGVAERELADMQATIRSALRQRERLAALGTAVAKINHDLRAILSTAALLSERLAESADPEVRRVTPRLMASIDRAVELCGQTMTYTRDGLLPLARTETPLRPLVEEAGAAALAALRPDVVRPDGERAELRWNNRVPEGLTVRADAAQLSRALVNLGRNAAQAGAGAVTVMAETRPGGGLLLLVADDGPGLPPRARDNLFQPFAGSARAGGIGLGLAIAREVLRAHGGDLRLVESTAAGTVFALELPPGIVVEGVARLGEMPTSDSPIPH; from the coding sequence ATGCCCCTGCCCTCCGTGACGCGCAGCCTGTCGGCCAAGCTGCTGGTGCTGACCGTGCTGTTCGTCCTGCTGGCCGAGGTGCTGATCTACACGCCGTCCATCGCGCGCTACCGCCTGACCTATCTGGAGGAGCGGCTGGCCGCCGCCCACCTCGCCGCCCTGTCGGTGGAGGCGACGCCGGACATGATGGTGGCGATGGAGCTTCAGAACGAGCTGCTGGCCCATGTCGGCGCCCACGCGGTGGAGCTGATCCGGCCGGACAGCCGCGTCTATATGCTGTCCCGCTCCATGCCGCCGACGGTGGACGCCGTCTTCGACCTGCGCACCACCATGGCGCCGCGGCTGGCCGCCGACGCCTTCATGGCGCTGGCCCAGCGGCGGGACCGGGTGATTCGGGTGATCGGCCCGTCGCCCAAGGACCCCGCCTTCCAGGTCGAGATGGTGATCGATGAGCGGCCGATGATCCGGGCGATGGTCGACTTCTCGGGCCGGATCCTGGCGCTGTCGGTGGCGATCTCGCTGATCGCGGCGGTTCTGGTCTTCGTCTCGCTGACCCGGCTGCTGGTGCGGCCGATGCGCCGCCTGACCGAGGGGCTGGTCGCCATCCGCCGCGACCCCGACGGCACGCCGCCCTTCCAGCCGAGCGCCCGCACCGACGAGATCGGCGTGGCCGAGCGCGAGTTGGCCGACATGCAGGCCACCATCCGCAGCGCGCTGCGCCAGCGCGAACGGCTGGCCGCGCTGGGCACCGCGGTCGCCAAGATCAACCACGACCTGCGCGCCATCCTGTCCACCGCCGCCCTGCTGTCGGAGCGGCTAGCCGAGAGCGCCGATCCGGAGGTGCGGCGGGTCACGCCGCGGCTGATGGCCTCCATCGACCGGGCGGTGGAACTGTGCGGCCAGACGATGACCTACACCCGCGACGGCCTGCTGCCCCTGGCGCGGACCGAGACGCCGCTGCGCCCGCTGGTCGAGGAGGCCGGGGCCGCGGCGCTGGCCGCCCTGCGCCCGGACGTCGTGCGCCCGGATGGGGAGCGGGCCGAACTGCGCTGGAACAACCGGGTGCCGGAGGGGCTGACCGTCCGCGCCGACGCCGCCCAGCTCTCCCGCGCGCTGGTCAATCTGGGGCGCAACGCGGCGCAGGCGGGGGCCGGAGCGGTGACGGTGATGGCGGAGACGCGGCCCGGCGGCGGGCTGCTCCTGCTGGTGGCGGACGACGGGCCGGGCCTGCCGCCGCGGGCGCGGGACAACCTGTTCCAGCCCTTCGCCGGCTCCGCCAGGGCGGGCGGCATCGGGCTGGGCCTCGCCATCGCGCGGGAGGTGCTGCGCGCCCATGGCGGCGACCTGCGGCTGGTGGAGAGCACCGCGGCGGGCACCGTCTTCGCGCTGGAGCTTCCGCCGGGGATCGTCGTGGAGGGGGTCGCCCGGTTGGGCGAAATGCCCACATCGGATTCGCCCATCCCGCATTGA
- a CDS encoding DUF4405 domain-containing protein gives MPSLTSTITRQIVTPVTIVLFVVSTVTGIMLLLHWNGNLVRFSHEWLSVGFSVIGLWHLARNWTAFLQYFKRNVALSAFVVSVVGSLVFTAMTGTPASTGGPGAMMRAVANAPLATVAPVFGLDPDKAIQALKAANIEAQPGESLSAIGTRAGMNAVGVANILTAAKQPKPASNGPAS, from the coding sequence ATGCCCTCCCTCACCTCCACCATCACTCGGCAGATCGTCACGCCGGTGACCATCGTCCTGTTCGTCGTCTCCACGGTGACGGGAATCATGCTGCTGCTGCACTGGAACGGCAATCTGGTGCGCTTCTCCCACGAATGGCTCAGCGTCGGCTTCTCGGTCATCGGCCTGTGGCATCTGGCGCGCAACTGGACGGCCTTCCTCCAGTATTTCAAGCGCAACGTGGCCCTGTCGGCCTTCGTGGTCAGCGTCGTTGGCTCGCTGGTCTTCACGGCGATGACCGGGACTCCGGCCTCCACCGGCGGCCCCGGCGCGATGATGCGGGCGGTGGCGAACGCCCCGCTGGCGACGGTGGCGCCGGTCTTCGGTTTGGACCCCGACAAGGCCATCCAGGCGCTCAAGGCCGCCAACATCGAGGCGCAGCCCGGCGAGTCGCTGTCGGCCATCGGCACCCGCGCCGGGATGAACGCGGTCGGCGTGGCGAACATCCTCACCGCCGCCAAGCAGCCGAAGCCAGCTTCAAATGGGCCAGCATCGTAA
- a CDS encoding YbaB/EbfC family nucleoid-associated protein, with protein sequence MKNLGQMMKQAQQMQAKMQEMQARLGEVEMTGQSGAGMVNVTVNGKGEMKKIKLDKSIVDPEDIEVLEDLIIAAFNDAKAKVEQHVANETQNLMGGMKLPPGMKLPF encoded by the coding sequence ATGAAGAACCTCGGCCAGATGATGAAGCAGGCCCAGCAGATGCAGGCCAAGATGCAGGAGATGCAGGCCCGCTTGGGCGAGGTCGAGATGACCGGCCAGTCGGGCGCCGGCATGGTCAACGTGACGGTCAACGGCAAGGGCGAGATGAAGAAGATCAAGCTCGACAAGTCGATCGTCGATCCGGAGGACATCGAGGTCCTGGAAGACCTGATCATCGCCGCCTTCAACGACGCCAAGGCCAAGGTGGAGCAGCACGTAGCCAACGAGACCCAGAACCTGATGGGCGGGATGAAGCTGCCGCCGGGCATGAAGCTGCCGTTCTAA
- the recR gene encoding recombination mediator RecR: MIGPEIERLIQLLSKLPGLGPRSARRAALHLMKRRDSLLVPLSESMALAAEAIRNCSVCGNLDSRDPCSVCSDHSRDRSTICVVEDAGDLWALERTRAFRGTYHVLGGTLSALQGVGPDDLNIPSLVERAKDPAVTEVILALNATVDGQTTAHVVTDRLSGSGVSVSRLAHGVPVGGELDYLDDGTLTAALKARRPL, translated from the coding sequence ATGATCGGACCTGAAATCGAGCGCCTGATCCAGCTCCTGTCCAAGCTGCCGGGGCTGGGGCCGCGGTCGGCGCGGCGGGCGGCGCTGCACCTCATGAAGCGCCGCGACAGCCTGCTGGTGCCGCTGTCCGAATCCATGGCGCTCGCCGCGGAGGCCATCCGCAACTGCTCGGTCTGCGGCAACCTCGACAGCCGCGACCCCTGCTCCGTCTGTTCCGACCACAGCCGCGACCGCTCGACCATCTGCGTGGTGGAGGATGCCGGCGACCTCTGGGCGCTGGAGCGCACGCGCGCCTTCCGCGGCACCTACCATGTGCTGGGCGGCACGCTGTCGGCTCTGCAGGGGGTGGGGCCGGACGATCTGAACATTCCTTCCCTGGTGGAACGCGCAAAGGACCCGGCGGTGACCGAGGTGATCCTGGCGCTGAACGCCACGGTGGACGGCCAGACCACCGCCCATGTGGTGACCGACCGCCTGTCCGGCAGCGGGGTTTCCGTGTCCCGTCTGGCCCACGGCGTGCCGGTGGGCGGGGAGTTGGACTATCTGGACGACGGGACGCTGACCGCGGCGCTGAAGGCGCGGCGGCCTTTGTAA
- a CDS encoding ParA family protein, with the protein MRTILVANIKGGCGKTTIATHLAAACAAAGHSTALADVDRQRSSLGWLARRPATASALVGLDWAKDLSDAPKGIQRLVIDAPAALKTKQIEDLVRMADVVVLPVLPSAFDEQATQRFLGKLEELKSIAKNRKSVAVVGNRLRARTKAADRLDQFLGGVGHSVVTRLRDSQIYADAAASGLSLFDLTGKRAAEHRADWEPLLAYIEKA; encoded by the coding sequence ATGCGGACCATCCTCGTCGCCAACATCAAGGGCGGTTGCGGTAAGACCACGATCGCCACCCACCTCGCCGCGGCCTGCGCCGCCGCGGGTCACAGCACGGCGCTGGCCGACGTGGACCGCCAGCGCTCCTCGCTCGGCTGGCTGGCCCGCCGCCCGGCCACGGCCTCCGCCCTGGTGGGGCTGGACTGGGCAAAGGACCTGTCCGACGCGCCGAAGGGCATCCAGCGCCTCGTCATCGACGCGCCGGCCGCGCTGAAGACCAAGCAGATCGAGGATTTGGTGCGGATGGCCGACGTCGTCGTGCTGCCGGTGCTGCCCAGCGCCTTCGACGAGCAGGCGACGCAGCGCTTCCTCGGCAAGCTGGAGGAGCTGAAGTCGATCGCCAAGAACCGCAAGTCGGTGGCGGTGGTCGGCAACCGCCTGCGCGCCCGCACCAAGGCGGCGGACCGGCTGGACCAGTTCCTCGGCGGGGTCGGGCACAGCGTGGTGACGCGCCTGCGCGACAGCCAGATCTACGCCGACGCCGCGGCCTCCGGCCTCAGCCTGTTCGACCTGACCGGCAAGCGCGCCGCCGAGCACCGCGCCGACTGGGAACCGCTGCTGGCCTACATCGAGAAGGCGTGA
- a CDS encoding phosphoglycerate kinase, translating into MTEFNTIDDLDVNGKTVLVRADLNVPMQDGKVSDTTRIDRLAPTLTELAKKGAKVVVLSHFGRPKNGPDAKNSLRNVLDALSAAVGQTVAFGEDCVGEKAKAAIDGVQPGAIVLLENTRFHAEEEKNDPAFAKRIAELGDLYVNDAFSAAHRAHASTEGVAQHLPAAAGRLMQAELEALTKALEKPERPVAAVVGGAKISTKLDLLGNLVKKVDMLALGGGMANTFLYAQGVDVGASLCEKDMADQARAIMETAKAANCELLLPKDFIVAKEFKAGAANRAVPADGIGADEMALDVGPKTVEFLGLKLQGAKTVVWNGPLGAFEIQPFDAGTNAVAGLVAERTSEGGLLSVAGGGDTVSALAHAGVDEKFTYISAAGGAFLEWLEGKDLPGVAALKKK; encoded by the coding sequence ATGACCGAGTTCAACACCATCGACGACCTCGACGTGAACGGCAAGACGGTGCTGGTGCGTGCCGACCTCAACGTCCCGATGCAGGACGGCAAGGTCTCCGACACGACCCGCATCGACCGTCTGGCGCCGACTCTGACCGAGCTGGCGAAGAAGGGTGCGAAGGTCGTGGTTCTGTCGCACTTCGGCCGTCCGAAGAACGGCCCGGACGCCAAGAACTCGCTGCGCAACGTGCTGGACGCGCTGAGCGCCGCCGTCGGCCAGACCGTCGCCTTCGGTGAGGATTGCGTCGGCGAGAAGGCCAAGGCCGCCATCGACGGCGTGCAGCCGGGCGCCATCGTGCTGCTGGAGAACACCCGCTTCCACGCGGAAGAGGAAAAGAACGATCCGGCCTTCGCCAAGCGGATCGCCGAACTCGGCGACCTCTACGTCAACGACGCCTTCTCCGCCGCGCACCGCGCCCACGCCTCGACCGAGGGCGTCGCCCAGCATCTGCCGGCCGCCGCCGGCCGCCTGATGCAGGCCGAGCTTGAGGCGCTGACCAAGGCGCTGGAGAAGCCGGAGCGCCCGGTGGCCGCCGTCGTCGGCGGCGCCAAGATCTCCACCAAGCTGGACCTGCTCGGCAACCTCGTGAAGAAGGTCGACATGCTGGCGCTGGGCGGCGGCATGGCGAACACCTTCCTCTACGCCCAGGGCGTGGATGTCGGGGCCTCGCTCTGCGAGAAGGACATGGCCGATCAGGCCCGCGCCATCATGGAGACCGCCAAGGCCGCCAATTGCGAGCTTCTGCTGCCCAAGGACTTCATCGTCGCCAAGGAGTTCAAGGCCGGTGCGGCCAACCGCGCCGTCCCGGCGGACGGCATCGGCGCCGACGAGATGGCGCTCGACGTCGGCCCCAAGACGGTCGAGTTCCTCGGCCTGAAGCTCCAGGGCGCCAAGACGGTGGTGTGGAACGGTCCGCTGGGCGCCTTCGAGATCCAGCCCTTCGACGCCGGCACCAACGCCGTCGCCGGCCTCGTCGCCGAGCGCACGTCGGAAGGCGGCCTGCTGTCGGTGGCCGGCGGCGGCGACACCGTGTCGGCGCTGGCCCATGCCGGCGTGGATGAGAAGTTCACCTACATCTCCGCCGCCGGCGGCGCCTTCCTGGAGTGGCTGGAAGGCAAGGATCTGCCGGGCGTCGCCGCGCTGAAGAAGAAGTAA
- a CDS encoding CYTH and CHAD domain-containing protein produces MVVEAESNRETELKLAVRAEDMAKLRSCPAVASRAKGKAGTKTLESTYYDTADRRLAGRLVTLRVRKVGNQYLQTVKGAPESGELGRAEWEHPVAGPAPDLSAIESAEALDLLGSISAAELQPLFTTLIQRTVRVVTMGEGETASRIEVAFDSGEIRGPDGASIPVSEVELELLEGSAAALYDLALELAQAAPLRLDPRTKAERGYALADGTVDRVVKAGKLELDADTTVEGALARILRSCIGHMLANEAVTLIGEDAEGVHQMRVALRRLRSALALFKHFIPAESYAWLVGEVKWLGGSLGPARDWDVFLAELLEPVKESFHRADGHGKPLQEDIDALAAAARARRDRAYEGVREAIRSERYTTFLLKFGAWVESRGWRDQPVSEHSARLFDPVEDLADHLLSRRAKKARRAGHGFASLSVTERHELRIALKKLRYAAEFFRSLYDDKPARRYIQDLSAFQDALGHLNDVATATRLLHELHDDGSRPEPGEPRAAGIVIGWHARGVAESEPALRDLWKEFADAKAFWSKPDREG; encoded by the coding sequence ATGGTGGTCGAAGCGGAGTCCAACCGGGAAACCGAGCTGAAGCTGGCCGTCAGGGCCGAAGACATGGCGAAGCTCCGGTCCTGCCCGGCGGTCGCATCCCGCGCCAAGGGAAAAGCCGGCACCAAGACCCTGGAAAGCACCTATTACGACACCGCCGACCGGCGTCTGGCCGGGCGGCTGGTGACGTTGCGCGTGCGCAAGGTCGGCAACCAGTATCTCCAGACCGTGAAGGGCGCGCCGGAGAGCGGCGAGCTTGGCCGGGCGGAGTGGGAGCATCCGGTCGCCGGACCGGCTCCCGACCTGTCGGCCATCGAGTCGGCGGAGGCGCTGGACCTGCTGGGCTCGATCAGCGCGGCGGAACTGCAGCCGCTCTTCACCACGCTCATCCAGCGCACCGTCCGCGTGGTGACGATGGGCGAGGGCGAGACCGCCAGCCGCATCGAGGTCGCCTTCGACAGCGGCGAGATCCGCGGCCCGGACGGCGCCTCCATCCCCGTGTCGGAAGTGGAACTGGAGCTTCTCGAAGGCTCCGCCGCCGCCCTCTACGATCTGGCGCTGGAGCTGGCCCAGGCCGCCCCGCTGCGGCTCGACCCGCGGACCAAGGCGGAGCGCGGCTACGCCCTGGCCGACGGGACGGTGGACAGGGTGGTCAAGGCGGGCAAGCTGGAGCTTGACGCCGACACCACGGTGGAAGGCGCGCTGGCCCGCATCCTGCGCTCCTGCATCGGCCACATGCTGGCGAACGAGGCCGTCACCCTGATCGGCGAGGATGCGGAGGGCGTCCATCAGATGCGCGTGGCGCTGCGCCGCCTGCGCTCGGCACTCGCCCTGTTCAAGCACTTCATCCCCGCCGAGTCCTACGCTTGGCTGGTCGGCGAGGTGAAGTGGCTGGGTGGCAGCCTCGGCCCGGCGCGCGACTGGGACGTCTTCCTGGCCGAGCTGCTGGAGCCGGTGAAGGAGTCCTTCCACCGCGCCGATGGCCATGGCAAGCCGCTCCAGGAGGACATCGACGCGCTCGCCGCCGCGGCGCGCGCCCGCCGCGACCGCGCCTATGAGGGGGTGCGCGAGGCCATCCGGTCGGAGCGCTACACCACCTTCCTGCTGAAGTTCGGCGCCTGGGTCGAATCGCGCGGCTGGCGCGACCAGCCGGTCAGCGAGCATTCCGCCCGGCTGTTCGACCCGGTGGAGGATCTGGCCGACCATCTGCTGTCGCGCCGTGCCAAGAAGGCCCGCCGCGCCGGCCACGGCTTCGCGAGCCTGTCGGTGACCGAGCGGCACGAGCTGCGCATCGCCCTGAAGAAGCTGCGCTACGCGGCGGAGTTCTTCCGCAGCCTTTACGACGACAAGCCGGCCCGCCGCTACATCCAGGACCTGTCGGCCTTCCAGGACGCGCTGGGCCACCTGAACGACGTGGCGACGGCGACCCGCCTGCTGCACGAGCTGCACGACGACGGCAGCCGCCCCGAGCCGGGTGAGCCGCGCGCCGCCGGCATCGTCATCGGCTGGCACGCCCGCGGCGTGGCGGAGTCCGAACCGGCGCTCCGCGACCTGTGGAAGGAGTTTGCCGACGCGAAAGCCTTCTGGTCAAAGCCCGACCGGGAGGGGTAA
- a CDS encoding sensor histidine kinase: MGTQEQPEGWRDESEERLRAFIENAPRKMWIARPDGTVEFFNREWRDYTGQSSAEDMLNWREAVHPADRPRLDEVRGRAVPLGQPYDVQVRLLRRSDGLHRWHIGRVSPVHLHGRLIAWIGAATDIDNRVRAEAALRESETNFRTMANAIPQLAWMRDPADYSIWYNQRWFDFTGTSMEQMQNDGWWTVIHPDHADPMLEAVTAARAEGRSWEYTAPLRRRDGVYRWHLFRAVPIRDETAGTITRWFGTSTDINEQREAQERQRLLTQEVSHRVKNSLALVAAQLSLQARASDNDDARNVLMDAYSRVLTIAGVHDHLWRQYDASFIDMSGFLHGLCRKLQETAPGHELSFTGDRVIVPTDQAVPIGLVVNELVTNALKYAYPGDRGGPIRVTLRRDGEDAMVLEVTDRGVGLPAGFDLTAPTKSLGMRLLVNTVRQINATVDAERLDPGTRFAVAIPVGR; the protein is encoded by the coding sequence ATGGGCACGCAGGAACAGCCGGAAGGATGGCGCGACGAGAGCGAGGAGCGCCTGCGCGCCTTCATCGAAAACGCGCCGCGCAAGATGTGGATCGCCCGTCCCGACGGAACGGTCGAGTTCTTCAACCGTGAATGGCGCGACTACACCGGACAAAGCAGCGCCGAGGACATGTTGAACTGGCGGGAGGCCGTCCACCCCGCCGACCGCCCGCGTCTGGACGAGGTGCGTGGCCGGGCGGTTCCCCTGGGCCAGCCCTACGACGTCCAGGTCCGGCTGCTGCGGCGGAGCGACGGGCTGCACCGCTGGCACATCGGGCGGGTGTCCCCCGTCCATCTGCACGGTCGCCTGATCGCCTGGATCGGGGCCGCGACGGACATCGACAACCGTGTCCGCGCCGAGGCCGCCCTGCGCGAGAGCGAAACCAATTTCCGCACCATGGCCAACGCCATCCCTCAGCTCGCCTGGATGCGCGACCCCGCCGACTACAGCATCTGGTACAACCAGCGCTGGTTCGACTTCACCGGCACCTCAATGGAGCAGATGCAGAACGACGGCTGGTGGACGGTCATCCATCCCGACCATGCCGACCCGATGCTGGAAGCCGTCACCGCCGCGCGGGCGGAGGGCCGGTCCTGGGAATACACAGCGCCGCTGCGCCGCCGCGATGGCGTGTACCGCTGGCACCTGTTCCGCGCCGTGCCCATCCGCGACGAGACCGCCGGCACCATCACCCGCTGGTTCGGCACCAGCACCGACATCAACGAGCAGCGCGAGGCGCAGGAGCGCCAGCGATTGCTGACCCAGGAGGTCAGCCACCGGGTGAAGAACAGTCTGGCGCTGGTGGCGGCGCAGCTCTCGCTCCAGGCGCGCGCGTCGGACAACGACGACGCCCGCAACGTCCTGATGGACGCCTACAGCCGCGTCCTGACCATCGCCGGGGTGCACGACCATCTGTGGCGGCAGTACGACGCGAGTTTCATCGACATGTCCGGCTTCCTGCACGGCCTCTGCCGGAAGCTCCAGGAAACCGCGCCGGGCCACGAGTTGAGCTTCACCGGCGACCGGGTGATCGTGCCCACCGATCAGGCCGTCCCCATCGGGCTGGTGGTCAACGAACTGGTCACCAACGCCCTGAAATACGCCTATCCCGGCGACCGCGGCGGGCCGATCCGCGTGACCCTGCGCCGGGACGGCGAGGACGCGATGGTGCTGGAGGTGACGGACCGGGGAGTCGGGCTTCCCGCCGGCTTCGACCTAACGGCGCCGACGAAGAGCCTCGGCATGCGGTTGCTGGTCAACACCGTCCGGCAGATCAACGCCACGGTGGACGCCGAACGCCTCGATCCGGGAACCCGCTTCGCCGTCGCCATTCCGGTCGGACGGTGA